The following are encoded together in the Poseidonibacter lekithochrous genome:
- a CDS encoding DUF4197 domain-containing protein yields the protein MKKTTIIATLLLTSSLSFAFDLNSLTKGVIDNVTKSTSESTTTTKTTNLSESTVNSGLKEALKKGVSYAVSTLGAQNGYLNNSLVKIPLPENLAKAETLIRKAGGDKMADDLINSMNTAATKAAPKTAEIFVQAIDKMSIEDAKKILGGTENAATDYFKANTTESLKKLITPLIQETMKQNQVATYYDTANSFYKTNLKDTVQNSSVMGLAKNFGVDSYIPGSSDENIDEFVTNKAIDGLFKMIAQKEAEIRTSPVAQTTSLLQKVFGN from the coding sequence ATGAAAAAAACAACAATAATTGCAACACTACTTTTAACTTCAAGTTTATCATTTGCTTTTGATTTAAACTCACTTACAAAAGGTGTAATTGATAATGTTACAAAATCAACAAGCGAATCTACAACAACGACTAAAACTACTAATCTTAGTGAATCTACAGTAAATAGTGGCCTAAAAGAAGCTCTTAAAAAAGGTGTATCATATGCTGTATCAACATTAGGCGCTCAAAATGGATATTTAAACAACTCATTAGTAAAAATTCCATTACCAGAAAATTTAGCAAAAGCTGAAACTCTTATTAGAAAAGCTGGTGGGGATAAGATGGCTGATGACTTAATCAACTCAATGAATACAGCAGCAACAAAAGCAGCTCCAAAAACAGCAGAAATTTTCGTACAAGCAATTGATAAAATGTCTATTGAAGATGCAAAAAAAATCCTTGGTGGAACTGAAAATGCAGCAACTGATTATTTTAAAGCAAATACAACTGAGTCTTTAAAGAAGTTAATTACTCCACTTATTCAAGAAACAATGAAACAAAATCAAGTAGCAACATATTATGATACAGCTAATAGTTTTTATAAAACAAATCTAAAAGATACAGTACAAAATAGTTCAGTTATGGGATTAGCTAAAAACTTTGGTGTTGATTCATATATTCCAGGAAGTTCAGATGAGAATATAGATGAGTTTGTTACAAACAAAGCAATTGATGGATTATTCAAAATGATTGCACAAAAAGAAGCAGAAATTAGAACAAGTCCTGTAGCACAAACTACATCATTATTACAAAAAGTATTTGGTAACTAA
- a CDS encoding TolC family protein, translated as MKNSILILCLALGLNAQSIKDNKLQEIEETKNKSTLESSLLKDSWINPINISADSTKSKSGNSKSTSNKIYLDINQDIFRSGGILYTIQKAKLQKDLAHQNYDLNLNSLNIDIYKLVLQLNKIDYQIEKQDYLIKNKSLEIDKKQAQYINGVISIEDLDSAIIEKNDLENQIEDLKTSKDDFEKQLKNLSTTSYKKILVNKIEVINLKSFLDNNKTLIIENLNSEISQKDLSITNTNYLPKVSLFSQIGYEDNNANDINDDYYNYGVRVSIPLDFNMNKNKQISKINYKLSKIKGNIKKDDEINKYEATLKSLKRIDNKIKNSQKSIKNYENIYKLTQGLYEGLLKTKQDLLTIENRLKSSKLDINILKIDKQISIYELHRNISIVMQ; from the coding sequence ATGAAAAACTCAATTTTAATTTTGTGTTTAGCCCTTGGGCTAAATGCTCAAAGCATCAAAGACAATAAACTACAAGAAATAGAAGAAACAAAAAACAAAAGTACTTTAGAGAGTAGTTTATTAAAAGACTCATGGATTAATCCTATTAATATTAGTGCAGATAGTACAAAAAGTAAGTCAGGTAATAGCAAAAGTACTTCAAATAAAATATATTTAGATATAAATCAAGATATTTTTAGAAGTGGTGGAATTCTATATACTATTCAAAAAGCAAAACTTCAAAAAGATTTGGCTCATCAAAACTATGATTTAAATCTAAATAGTTTGAATATTGATATTTATAAATTAGTATTACAACTAAATAAAATTGATTACCAGATAGAAAAGCAAGACTATCTTATAAAAAATAAAAGCCTAGAGATAGATAAAAAACAAGCCCAATATATAAATGGAGTTATTAGTATTGAAGACTTAGATAGTGCTATTATTGAGAAAAATGACCTAGAAAATCAAATAGAAGATTTAAAAACATCAAAAGATGATTTCGAGAAACAACTAAAAAATCTTAGTACTACTTCATATAAAAAAATCTTAGTTAATAAAATAGAAGTTATAAATCTAAAAAGTTTTTTAGATAATAATAAAACACTAATAATTGAAAACCTAAATAGTGAAATATCACAAAAAGATCTTAGTATTACAAATACAAATTATCTTCCAAAGGTTTCATTATTCTCACAAATAGGTTATGAAGATAACAATGCAAATGATATAAACGATGATTATTACAACTATGGAGTAAGAGTATCTATTCCTCTTGATTTTAATATGAATAAAAACAAACAAATTTCAAAGATTAATTACAAATTATCAAAAATAAAAGGTAATATCAAAAAAGATGATGAAATTAATAAGTATGAAGCTACATTAAAATCATTAAAAAGAATTGATAATAAAATCAAGAACAGCCAAAAAAGTATTAAAAATTATGAGAATATATATAAACTAACACAAGGTTTATATGAAGGTTTGTTAAAAACAAAACAAGATTTACTAACTATTGAAAATAGATTAAAATCAAGCAAACTAGATATTAATATTCTAAAGATAGATAAACAAATATCAATTTATGAACTACATAGAAATATTAGTATAGTTATGCAATAA
- a CDS encoding YitT family protein translates to MSKIFTTEVKNYLYVIFGVLLIAISVVIFFVPNNFTTGGTPGAALLLHKLTGFSIGSMVIAINIPLLIWGYKYLGKRFAIRTIFAIILISLFIDLFSKYLYFPDLISNILLASIFGGLVIGLGVGLIIKGNASAGGSTVVARIVSANSHIKPAQVILIIDVIIVVSSIYVFKDLEKALWSIMSIYVTAKAIDVVLTGTLTTKVIHIATNKPELLSKRITQRLGNDGTILKGTALHPNQDKTLIFIVLDVKRLGTLRQIIQETDNEAFMIVMEASEMLGRGH, encoded by the coding sequence ATGTCAAAAATATTTACTACTGAAGTAAAGAACTATTTATATGTAATATTTGGTGTACTATTAATTGCAATTTCTGTTGTAATATTCTTTGTACCTAATAATTTTACAACTGGTGGAACGCCTGGTGCTGCTCTACTATTACATAAACTTACTGGTTTCTCTATTGGTTCTATGGTTATAGCGATTAATATTCCTTTGTTAATTTGGGGATATAAATACCTAGGGAAAAGATTTGCAATTAGAACTATCTTTGCAATTATTTTAATTTCATTGTTTATTGATCTATTTTCAAAATATTTATATTTTCCAGATTTAATAAGTAATATTCTATTAGCTTCAATTTTTGGAGGACTAGTAATTGGTCTAGGAGTTGGATTAATCATCAAAGGAAATGCAAGTGCTGGAGGTTCAACTGTAGTTGCAAGAATTGTATCTGCTAATTCTCATATTAAACCTGCACAAGTAATTTTAATTATTGATGTAATTATTGTAGTTAGTTCAATTTATGTCTTTAAAGACTTAGAAAAAGCTCTATGGAGTATTATGAGTATTTATGTTACTGCTAAGGCTATTGATGTTGTTTTAACAGGAACTCTTACAACAAAAGTAATACATATTGCTACAAATAAACCAGAGCTTCTAAGCAAAAGAATCACTCAAAGATTAGGAAATGATGGAACAATTCTAAAAGGAACTGCACTTCATCCAAATCAAGATAAGACATTAATTTTTATTGTTTTAGATGTTAAAAGATTAGGAACCCTAAGACAAATAATACAAGAGACTGATAATGAAGCATTTATGATTGTAATGGAAGCTTCAGAGATGTTAGGAAGAGGACACTAA
- a CDS encoding methyl-accepting chemotaxis protein — MFKNMTIKAKVITLLVVSLSLLTIVLATFSVSKAKDSLVSQNYAMLTAARDSKLNQITNFFNERIGDINVLSRSADIKELIEDLEMVSENIDTNKSGAYPVNNALFKRATNMHEDYFQNYMKDYGYYDIFLIDGNSGQVIYSAAKESDYGANLKTGNLSNSGLGEAFSQAIDLGRPVFVDMKPYAPSNDAPAMFLATKIKDKNYALVFQISDRSINNIMQFRKGYGASQEDYLVGQDKLMRSDSFLDPQGHSLQASFSSGANVDTLASRNALSGTNNTEIIIDYNGNPVLSAYSAIKIGQDLNWAIISEIDEAEVLVTPNAIRNIIIIISLALLAFVVIGAIITINNVVVKRLNKFQHGLVGFFDYVNRDASDVKELEADSFDEIGLMAKVVNENIVKAKKGIEEDRAIIDESINVLGQFEKGDFRQRITTNVNNPALNELRDVLNNMATNLEKNIDNILEVLEQFSNYNYMSKVDTNGIKEHLERLANGVNSLGSSTTDMLVQNKKTGLIVDNSSDVLLRNVDTLNQASNEAAASLEETAAALEEITGNVSSTTEKIAQMSNFATQVTDSASQGEVLATKTTSAMDEINTQVTAINDAITVIDQIAFQTNILSLNAAVEAATAGEAGKGFAVVAAEVRNLASRSAEAAKEIKDLVENANVKANEGKTIADKMISGYSSLNTNIDKTIELISDVANASKEQEVGIVQINDAINSLDQQTQKNAAVANETKNIALDTSSLAKDIVANADEKEFEGKNNIDISSEIKNTTSSAQNQRVETPTPQVSTPSYSRPKTPAYSAPVSRPVSTAKPAQKIVDNSSDDEWESF, encoded by the coding sequence ATGTTTAAAAATATGACAATTAAAGCTAAAGTAATTACTTTGCTTGTTGTTTCTTTAAGTTTACTTACGATTGTTTTAGCAACATTTTCAGTAAGCAAAGCAAAGGATAGCTTAGTGTCGCAAAACTATGCGATGTTAACTGCTGCTAGGGATTCTAAATTAAATCAGATTACAAACTTCTTTAATGAAAGAATTGGAGATATTAATGTTCTTTCAAGAAGTGCAGATATTAAAGAATTAATAGAAGATTTAGAGATGGTATCAGAAAATATTGATACAAATAAATCAGGGGCTTATCCTGTAAACAATGCTTTATTTAAAAGAGCAACAAATATGCATGAAGATTACTTTCAAAACTATATGAAAGATTATGGTTATTATGATATTTTCCTAATTGATGGAAACTCAGGTCAAGTAATTTATTCAGCGGCAAAAGAGTCAGATTATGGTGCAAATCTAAAAACTGGAAATCTAAGTAATAGTGGATTAGGTGAAGCTTTTAGTCAAGCAATAGATTTAGGAAGACCAGTATTTGTTGATATGAAACCTTATGCTCCAAGTAATGATGCTCCTGCAATGTTCTTAGCTACAAAAATTAAAGATAAAAATTATGCTTTAGTTTTCCAAATTAGTGATAGATCTATCAATAATATTATGCAATTTAGAAAAGGTTATGGAGCTTCTCAAGAGGATTACCTAGTAGGGCAAGACAAACTTATGAGAAGTGATAGTTTCTTAGACCCACAAGGTCACTCTTTACAAGCTTCTTTTTCAAGTGGTGCAAATGTAGATACTCTTGCTAGTAGAAATGCTTTATCAGGTACAAATAATACTGAAATTATTATAGATTATAATGGTAATCCTGTTTTATCTGCTTACTCTGCAATTAAAATTGGGCAAGATTTAAATTGGGCAATTATTTCTGAAATTGATGAAGCTGAGGTATTAGTTACACCAAATGCAATTAGAAATATCATTATTATCATTTCATTAGCCTTATTAGCATTTGTAGTAATTGGAGCAATTATTACAATAAATAATGTTGTTGTAAAAAGATTAAATAAATTCCAACATGGTTTAGTTGGTTTCTTTGATTATGTAAATAGAGATGCTTCAGATGTAAAAGAATTAGAAGCTGATTCTTTTGATGAAATTGGTCTAATGGCAAAAGTTGTAAATGAAAATATTGTAAAAGCTAAAAAAGGAATTGAAGAAGATAGAGCTATTATTGATGAATCAATTAATGTTTTAGGACAATTTGAAAAAGGTGACTTTAGACAAAGAATTACAACAAATGTCAACAACCCAGCTTTAAATGAATTAAGAGATGTTCTTAATAATATGGCAACAAATCTAGAAAAAAATATAGATAATATTTTAGAAGTTTTAGAGCAATTCTCAAATTACAACTATATGTCAAAAGTAGATACAAATGGAATTAAGGAGCATTTAGAAAGACTTGCAAATGGTGTTAATTCACTTGGTTCTTCAACTACGGATATGTTAGTTCAAAATAAAAAAACTGGATTAATTGTAGATAATTCTTCAGATGTATTACTAAGAAATGTTGATACTTTAAATCAAGCTTCAAATGAGGCAGCAGCTTCACTAGAAGAAACAGCAGCAGCATTAGAAGAGATTACTGGTAATGTTAGTTCAACTACAGAAAAAATTGCACAAATGTCTAATTTTGCTACACAAGTTACAGATTCAGCAAGTCAAGGTGAAGTTCTAGCAACAAAAACTACAAGTGCTATGGATGAGATTAATACTCAAGTAACTGCTATTAATGATGCAATTACAGTAATTGACCAAATTGCATTCCAAACAAATATTCTATCACTTAATGCAGCAGTTGAAGCAGCAACAGCAGGAGAAGCTGGTAAAGGCTTTGCTGTAGTTGCAGCAGAAGTTAGAAATCTTGCATCAAGATCAGCAGAAGCTGCTAAAGAGATTAAAGACTTAGTTGAAAATGCAAATGTAAAAGCCAATGAAGGTAAAACAATTGCAGACAAAATGATTTCAGGATACTCAAGTTTAAATACAAATATTGATAAAACAATTGAGTTAATCTCTGATGTAGCAAATGCTTCAAAAGAACAAGAAGTTGGAATTGTACAGATTAATGATGCAATTAACTCTCTTGATCAACAAACGCAGAAAAATGCTGCCGTTGCAAATGAAACTAAAAATATTGCTTTAGATACTTCATCTTTAGCAAAAGATATAGTTGCAAATGCAGATGAAAAAGAGTTTGAAGGTAAAAACAATATTGATATCTCTTCTGAGATAAAAAATACTACTTCATCAGCTCAAAATCAAAGAGTAGAAACTCCTACTCCACAAGTTTCAACTCCAAGTTATTCAAGACCTAAAACACCTGCATATTCTGCACCTGTTTCAAGACCTGTATCTACAGCTAAACCAGCACAAAAAATAGTAGATAATTCATCTGATGATGAATGGGAAAGTTTTTAA
- a CDS encoding methylated-DNA--[protein]-cysteine S-methyltransferase yields the protein MNEIYIQYYKTNLTEFIIGSYDNKICLLDYRYRKKRESVDNRIQSNLKAIYVEQSNNIIEECKKQIDEYFNMERNEFDIPLLLVGSEFQKTVWEALLKIPFGKTTSYLQLSKDIGNEKAVRAVANANGANAISIIVPCHRVIGTNGKLTGYAGGLDLKKRLIEIENNLFTQNM from the coding sequence ATGAATGAAATATATATTCAATACTACAAAACAAATTTAACAGAATTTATAATAGGTTCATATGATAATAAAATATGTTTACTTGATTATAGATATAGAAAAAAAAGAGAAAGTGTAGATAATAGAATACAAAGTAATCTAAAAGCTATATATGTTGAACAAAGCAATAATATAATTGAAGAATGTAAAAAACAAATTGATGAATATTTTAATATGGAAAGAAATGAATTTGATATTCCTTTACTTTTAGTAGGTTCAGAATTTCAAAAAACTGTTTGGGAAGCATTACTAAAAATTCCATTTGGTAAAACAACTTCATATTTACAATTATCAAAAGATATAGGAAATGAAAAAGCAGTTAGAGCAGTAGCCAATGCAAATGGTGCAAATGCCATATCTATTATTGTTCCATGTCATAGAGTTATTGGTACAAATGGAAAACTAACAGGTTATGCAGGTGGATTGGATCTAAAAAAGAGACTAATAGAAATAGAGAATAATCTTTTTACTCAAAACATGTAG
- a CDS encoding TetR/AcrR family transcriptional regulator gives MLSKKEKRKLEISIQAYEMLLDTGVDNFSVNNLLENITMSKGNFYHYFKNKDELFCEALKVAYGNISNKIKVVKEIETFEDKLLEIFAIYLSTHKDTLAYLSLVNQMYYMFSNKKNIYLYTYMQETYHYMFSSLEYIMKEEIANNKLNPDVLHMVKPLVATADGMLTHHFMLEDYNFHDELKNYLSFISKQYSLN, from the coding sequence ATGTTAAGTAAAAAAGAAAAAAGAAAATTAGAAATTTCTATACAAGCTTATGAAATGTTATTAGATACTGGGGTTGATAACTTTAGTGTTAATAATCTATTAGAAAACATTACAATGAGTAAGGGGAATTTTTATCACTATTTTAAAAATAAAGATGAACTATTTTGTGAAGCACTAAAAGTTGCTTATGGAAATATTTCTAATAAAATAAAAGTAGTGAAAGAGATTGAAACTTTTGAAGATAAATTATTAGAAATATTTGCAATATACCTATCAACACATAAAGATACTCTTGCTTATTTGTCTTTAGTAAATCAAATGTATTATATGTTTTCAAATAAAAAGAACATATATTTATATACTTATATGCAAGAAACATACCACTATATGTTTTCAAGTTTAGAGTATATTATGAAAGAAGAAATTGCTAATAATAAATTAAACCCAGATGTTTTACATATGGTAAAACCTCTAGTCGCAACTGCTGATGGTATGTTAACTCATCACTTTATGCTTGAAGATTATAATTTCCATGATGAGTTGAAAAACTACTTATCTTTTATTTCAAAACAGTATAGTTTAAACTAA
- a CDS encoding tetratricopeptide repeat protein: MKKLIYILVFTTLFFTAYADTLNLPYWGKNYKKELIIKANTGDIKAILELNKVYLFPQTREGLEFYEKWYEIVIQSENFEDILAFIKIHKKYKDLFINGEQKHIKLLKRASELERDKGLSELLNYYISRYYSKEELTKLHEKILLSKDKNQINILYNTYILNNKHIMAKKIELEMKELGFKPTIFSNYLKIINVYHKKDKKAEYERAIQNILESNNYKLIKKTAYFLTHRKRQNAMELYKKAILLNKEDLESHLLLNKLYKKIDRKNLEPRIYILKKAILLDSSKATEELLEIYLKDKKYINDYLILKKELLNLNEAKRAFSNFLYTNINKDEGVKLLKELAFKNNVNAIVDLATLTKRNHRYYDTQEIQLVQEWQDFIQKSENPYLISLLRKKLQKNRLLKKEYVILLKELEEFEIKQENIYTLRELYSRHNTKDKNLLQSYIQKAYLLGDSKTALALAKSNLYKPDIKKIKEAIDIYETLGDKGEISAFRILAKFYQEPSYFNKKAENLKNINKSIIYYEKLIALNDANAIRKLINIYLCNKCDKNKKTAEYKQKADFYIKKLIKQKDAVQVYKIANLHFEGEYIEKDINKAEYYFNKAGELGYLSAYTKLAEIYYEEKDFKKAIEYIKIAANKGHLDAISWLGKIYIDGFSQDGYEIKKDINKGIQYLKESDEIPFSSYTLGTIYLEKHDYINTIKYFKKTLEDSFSNYYKVDASFEIGLLYERGLGVEKDLEEAVKYFKKSYKVARTSKSAQHIGDFYKFKKDLETAKKWYKKASKLKKKESRF, encoded by the coding sequence ATGAAAAAACTCATTTATATCTTAGTATTTACAACACTGTTTTTTACTGCTTATGCAGACACTTTAAATCTACCATATTGGGGAAAAAACTATAAAAAAGAATTAATTATAAAAGCAAACACAGGTGATATAAAAGCCATATTAGAATTAAATAAAGTATATCTATTCCCACAAACAAGGGAAGGATTAGAATTTTATGAAAAATGGTATGAGATAGTAATTCAAAGTGAAAATTTTGAAGATATTTTAGCTTTTATAAAAATACATAAAAAATATAAAGATTTATTTATTAATGGAGAACAAAAACATATAAAACTTCTGAAAAGGGCTAGTGAGCTTGAGCGTGACAAAGGTCTAAGTGAACTTTTAAACTATTATATTTCTAGATATTACTCAAAAGAAGAGCTAACAAAGCTACATGAAAAAATATTATTATCAAAAGACAAAAATCAGATAAATATACTTTACAATACTTATATTCTAAATAATAAACATATTATGGCAAAAAAAATAGAACTAGAGATGAAAGAGCTTGGATTCAAACCTACTATTTTTTCTAACTATTTAAAAATTATAAATGTTTATCATAAAAAAGACAAAAAAGCAGAGTATGAACGTGCTATACAAAATATATTAGAATCAAATAATTATAAATTAATTAAAAAAACAGCTTATTTTTTAACACATAGAAAAAGACAAAATGCAATGGAGTTATATAAAAAAGCTATTTTACTTAATAAAGAAGATTTAGAGTCACATTTGCTTCTGAACAAATTATATAAAAAAATAGATAGGAAAAACTTAGAACCTAGAATTTATATTTTAAAAAAAGCTATTCTACTTGATAGTAGTAAAGCCACAGAAGAACTTTTAGAAATATATCTAAAAGATAAAAAATATATAAATGACTATTTAATATTAAAAAAAGAGCTTTTAAATCTAAATGAAGCAAAAAGAGCTTTTTCAAACTTTTTATATACAAATATAAATAAAGATGAGGGAGTTAAACTTTTAAAAGAGTTAGCTTTCAAGAATAATGTAAATGCAATAGTAGACCTAGCTACATTAACAAAAAGAAATCATAGATATTATGATACTCAAGAAATACAACTTGTGCAAGAGTGGCAAGATTTTATACAAAAGAGTGAAAACCCGTATCTTATTTCACTGTTGAGAAAAAAGCTTCAAAAGAATCGTTTATTAAAAAAAGAGTATGTAATTTTATTAAAAGAGTTAGAAGAGTTTGAAATAAAACAAGAGAATATATACACATTAAGAGAGTTATACTCTAGACATAATACAAAAGATAAAAACCTTCTACAATCATATATACAAAAAGCCTATTTATTAGGAGATTCAAAAACTGCATTGGCATTGGCAAAAAGTAATTTATATAAACCAGATATTAAAAAAATAAAAGAAGCAATAGATATATATGAAACTTTAGGGGATAAAGGTGAAATATCTGCATTTAGAATTTTGGCTAAATTTTATCAGGAGCCAAGCTATTTTAATAAAAAAGCAGAAAATCTTAAAAATATAAATAAATCTATAATATATTATGAAAAACTTATAGCTTTAAATGATGCAAATGCAATAAGAAAACTTATTAATATTTATCTTTGTAATAAGTGTGATAAGAATAAAAAAACTGCTGAATATAAACAAAAAGCTGACTTCTATATAAAAAAACTTATAAAACAAAAAGATGCTGTTCAAGTATATAAAATAGCAAACTTACATTTTGAAGGTGAATATATAGAAAAAGATATTAATAAAGCTGAGTACTATTTTAATAAAGCTGGAGAATTAGGATATCTGAGTGCATATACTAAACTAGCAGAGATTTATTATGAAGAAAAAGATTTTAAAAAAGCCATTGAGTATATAAAAATAGCTGCAAATAAAGGTCATCTTGATGCAATAAGTTGGCTAGGTAAAATTTATATAGATGGTTTTTCTCAAGATGGATACGAGATAAAAAAAGATATAAATAAAGGGATACAGTACCTTAAAGAATCTGATGAAATACCTTTTTCTTCTTATACTCTTGGAACAATATATTTGGAAAAACATGATTATATTAATACTATAAAATATTTCAAAAAAACATTAGAAGATAGTTTTAGTAATTATTATAAAGTGGATGCATCTTTTGAAATAGGGTTATTATATGAAAGAGGTCTAGGGGTAGAAAAGGATTTAGAGGAAGCAGTTAAGTATTTTAAAAAATCATATAAAGTAGCTAGAACAAGTAAAAGTGCACAACATATTGGAGATTTTTATAAATTTAAGAAAGATTTAGAAACTGCAAAAAAATGGTATAAAAAGGCATCTAAACTAAAAAAGAAAGAAAGTAGATTTTAA